A genomic region of Blattabacterium cuenoti contains the following coding sequences:
- a CDS encoding PD-(D/E)XK nuclease family protein, translating to MAYKSFGKRGYRRKKKFLFWEEIYKYYNLFQDKLLRKGIGYKGLLFRIAISRLKKFLSKKTDIKIILLIYKFNLLTEYEKLFVKKILQINQKSIQFHSLCDIQLKNTYDFCINSQNKPIYNQLNNNLKIISVSNEIEQVKIVEELISKLIKNRQKPSKIVLILGDAYLTFPLLHSIKKISGIYPSISIDYPIKNLPIHYTLDSIFQLLLKKEKLKNFSKKDILRVLLDGYIQKLFLKKDLSFIEKLEIENSNFISEENINKYLFKNNLNIIFQIPTHNAMKAFFGIMSFIRKLKNLLFINTKKHLLELKFLSDLENYMQRIKILIRKTEYSSFEIKDLFNIYQQFIKTEKISYIQNNPKGVHVIGFLGYYFGNVETTIMTSVNEGIIPPDKEENYYKTLIPYDIRKKFNLSVSQNNDNFYSHHFRNILQNSKNIYLIYKNKPDELNSGEKSRFIHQIEMISNFSIKERKNHSLILSTKTNKISPIVIKKTNSMIQRLHELATHGLSPSSIHLYNYNPLLFYYKKVLGLRNIEKISIKQIIGKIIHKILEVLYHPIKGNFITIDSIDTMKKNYDFIIKKIISENKKNPLIEENNLLINSIVNNYIKNFILWEEKTFHKGYKIFLKELECSVSTALDIGCNKKVNLYGIIDRIDECDGITRILDYKIGISKMKKIHISLNKREKIFQDPHYGNIMQLLIYMYLWFKSFDSYKKNPPVIAIVSPEKHKKNSILTIPINFFHQITYENYVKEFLPYLMNRIYEILDPKIPIEEKKFNDF from the coding sequence ATGGCATATAAATCCTTTGGAAAAAGAGGATATAGAAGAAAAAAAAAATTCCTATTTTGGGAGGAAATTTATAAATATTACAACCTTTTTCAAGATAAACTATTAAGAAAAGGGATAGGTTATAAGGGACTATTATTTCGAATAGCTATTTCTCGTTTAAAAAAATTTTTATCCAAAAAAACGGATATAAAAATAATCCTACTGATTTACAAATTCAATCTGCTTACTGAATATGAAAAACTTTTTGTAAAAAAAATTCTTCAAATAAATCAAAAATCTATTCAATTCCATAGTTTATGCGACATACAGCTAAAAAATACTTATGATTTTTGTATTAATTCCCAGAATAAACCAATATATAATCAACTAAATAATAATTTAAAAATCATTAGCGTTTCTAACGAAATAGAACAAGTTAAAATAGTAGAAGAATTAATTTCTAAACTTATTAAAAATAGACAAAAACCATCTAAAATAGTTCTTATCTTAGGAGATGCCTATTTAACTTTCCCTTTATTACATTCTATAAAAAAAATTTCAGGAATCTATCCATCTATATCCATAGATTATCCTATAAAAAATCTTCCTATTCATTATACTTTAGATTCAATTTTTCAACTATTATTAAAAAAAGAAAAATTAAAAAATTTTTCGAAAAAAGATATACTAAGAGTTTTGTTAGATGGATACATCCAAAAATTATTCCTCAAAAAAGATCTTTCTTTTATAGAGAAATTAGAGATAGAAAATTCAAATTTTATTTCAGAAGAAAATATAAACAAATATTTATTCAAGAATAATCTAAATATCATTTTTCAAATCCCAACTCATAATGCTATGAAAGCTTTTTTTGGAATTATGAGTTTTATTAGAAAATTAAAAAATTTACTTTTCATCAATACAAAAAAACATCTGTTAGAATTAAAATTCCTATCGGATTTAGAAAATTATATGCAAAGAATAAAAATTTTAATCAGAAAAACAGAATATTCTTCTTTTGAAATAAAAGACTTATTTAATATTTATCAACAATTTATAAAAACAGAGAAAATTTCCTATATACAGAACAATCCAAAAGGAGTCCATGTAATAGGATTTTTAGGTTATTATTTTGGAAATGTTGAAACAACAATTATGACTTCCGTTAATGAAGGAATTATCCCCCCAGATAAAGAAGAAAATTATTATAAAACTTTGATCCCCTATGATATTCGTAAAAAATTTAACTTATCTGTTTCTCAAAACAATGATAATTTTTACTCTCATCATTTTAGAAATATTTTGCAAAATTCAAAAAATATTTACTTAATATATAAAAATAAACCTGATGAACTAAATTCTGGAGAAAAAAGCCGTTTCATTCATCAAATAGAAATGATTTCAAACTTCTCCATAAAAGAAAGAAAAAATCATTCACTTATTCTGAGTACTAAAACTAATAAAATCTCTCCTATTGTAATAAAAAAAACAAATTCCATGATTCAACGTTTACATGAACTAGCTACTCATGGTTTATCTCCTTCCTCTATACATTTATACAATTACAATCCTCTTCTTTTTTACTACAAAAAAGTACTTGGGTTAAGAAATATAGAAAAAATATCTATTAAACAGATAATAGGAAAAATTATACACAAAATATTGGAAGTTTTATATCATCCTATCAAGGGAAATTTTATTACTATAGATAGCATTGATACAATGAAAAAAAATTATGATTTTATTATAAAAAAGATAATATCAGAAAATAAAAAAAATCCTTTAATAGAAGAAAATAATCTGTTAATTAATTCAATAGTAAATAATTACATAAAAAATTTTATTTTATGGGAGGAAAAAACATTTCATAAAGGATATAAAATTTTTCTCAAAGAATTAGAATGCAGTGTATCAACTGCATTGGATATTGGATGCAATAAAAAAGTTAATTTATACGGGATCATAGATCGTATAGATGAATGTGATGGAATTACACGTATTCTTGATTATAAAATAGGAATATCCAAAATGAAGAAAATCCATATTTCTTTAAATAAAAGAGAAAAAATATTTCAAGATCCTCATTATGGAAATATTATGCAATTACTTATCTACATGTATTTATGGTTTAAATCATTTGATAGTTATAAAAAAAATCCTCCAGTTATAGCTATAGTTTCACCTGAAAAACATAAAAAAAATTCTATACTAACCATCCCTATAAATTTTTTTCATCAAATTACATATGAAAATTATGTAAAAGAATTTTTACCATATTTAATGAATAGAATTTATGAAATTTTGGATCCAAAAATTCCAATTGAAGAAAAAAAATTTAATGATTTTTAA
- the leuB gene encoding 3-isopropylmalate dehydrogenase, which produces MKKNIVVIEGDGIGPEVIKQSIKALNSICNRFGHEFSYQNVLAGAKAIETLGSPMPKETIDSCLKSDAVLFGSIGDPKYDYYPRGMRPEDGLLKLRKKMDLYCNIRPIVTYPGINKSPIKEKKLEGVNFVIYRELTGGIYFGKKGRSKNGKEAYDYCVYSKKEIERIGEMSFKAARSRNRKISLVDKANVLETSRLWREVIQEMSLDYSDVDLEFLYIDNAAMQILIHPTKFDVILTDNMFGDILSDEASILTGSLGLLPSASIGNQKSLFEPIHGSYPQAKGKNIANPLGSILSVSMMLEYFEMHQEKNLLEEAVKSSIQEKICTPDIILDDRNYSSTEEVGDYIEKYIKNH; this is translated from the coding sequence ATGAAAAAGAATATTGTAGTAATAGAAGGTGATGGGATAGGACCAGAAGTTATCAAACAATCTATAAAAGCTTTGAATTCAATTTGTAATAGATTTGGTCATGAGTTTTCTTATCAAAATGTTTTAGCAGGAGCTAAAGCCATAGAAACGCTTGGATCCCCAATGCCAAAAGAAACTATAGATAGTTGTTTGAAATCAGATGCTGTTTTATTTGGATCTATAGGAGATCCAAAATACGATTATTATCCAAGAGGAATGAGACCGGAAGACGGATTATTAAAACTTAGAAAAAAAATGGACTTATATTGTAACATTCGTCCTATAGTCACTTATCCAGGAATTAATAAATCCCCTATAAAAGAAAAAAAATTAGAAGGAGTTAATTTTGTTATATATCGAGAATTAACAGGTGGAATTTATTTTGGGAAAAAAGGTCGTTCTAAAAATGGAAAAGAAGCATATGATTATTGTGTATATTCAAAAAAAGAAATTGAACGTATTGGTGAAATGTCTTTTAAAGCGGCACGTTCTCGTAATAGAAAAATATCTTTGGTAGATAAAGCTAATGTATTAGAGACATCTAGGTTATGGCGTGAAGTTATTCAAGAAATGTCTTTGGATTATTCTGATGTGGATTTAGAATTCTTGTATATAGATAATGCAGCTATGCAAATTCTTATTCATCCTACAAAATTTGATGTAATTTTAACGGATAATATGTTTGGAGATATTTTATCAGATGAAGCTAGTATATTAACTGGTTCTTTAGGACTACTTCCATCTGCTTCTATTGGAAATCAAAAATCATTGTTTGAACCTATACATGGATCTTATCCTCAAGCAAAAGGAAAAAATATAGCAAATCCATTAGGTAGTATCCTTTCCGTATCTATGATGTTAGAATATTTTGAAATGCATCAAGAAAAAAATCTTTTAGAAGAAGCCGTGAAAAGCTCTATACAAGAAAAAATATGCACTCCAGATATTATTCTAGATGATAGAAATTATTCTTCTACTGAAGAAGTAGGAGATTATATAGAAAAATACATTAAAAATCATTAA
- the leuD gene encoding 3-isopropylmalate dehydratase small subunit, producing MKKFTVIISKAIPLAIDDIDTDQIIPARFLKETKRDQCGNHLFRDWRYSNDGSLKKDFILNNPIFSGKILLSGRNFGCGSSREHAAWAIVDYGFQVVISSFFADIFKENALNNGLLAVEVSEKFLQKLFDIVNKKPDTNIKVDLIEQFITIIETGSFEKFYIHPYKKNCFINGYDDIDFLVSIKKDIENFEKKTNPFKI from the coding sequence ATGAAAAAATTCACTGTAATAATAAGCAAAGCTATTCCTTTAGCTATAGATGATATAGATACAGATCAAATTATTCCCGCTCGTTTTTTGAAAGAAACTAAACGCGACCAATGTGGAAATCATCTTTTTAGAGACTGGCGGTATTCCAACGATGGATCTTTGAAAAAAGATTTTATTTTAAATAACCCCATTTTTTCTGGAAAAATCCTTTTATCAGGAAGAAATTTTGGTTGCGGTTCTAGTCGGGAACATGCGGCTTGGGCTATTGTTGATTATGGGTTTCAAGTAGTGATATCTAGTTTTTTTGCTGATATTTTTAAGGAGAATGCATTAAATAATGGATTACTTGCTGTAGAAGTCTCCGAAAAATTTTTGCAAAAGTTATTTGATATAGTTAATAAAAAACCCGATACGAATATTAAAGTTGATTTAATAGAACAATTTATTACAATAATTGAGACAGGATCTTTTGAAAAATTTTATATCCATCCATATAAAAAAAATTGTTTTATCAATGGTTATGACGATATAGATTTTCTAGTTTCCATCAAAAAAGACATAGAGAATTTTGAGAAAAAAACAAATCCTTTTAAAATATGA